Genomic window (Aquimarina sp. BL5):
TCAGGAAAAATCAAAATTTCTTTTGTAAATAATGCAACACTACCTATAGCCAAAACAAAAGAGTTGAATATTTATAGAATTATCCAAGAGTTAATTACCAATACACTTAAGCACGCAGAAGCCTCGGATATAAAAATTGAGATGAGGAATCAAAATGATGCATTAATTATTGTCTATGAGGATAATGGGAAAGGACTAGATCAAAAACAACTTCAATACAGAAAAGGACTAGGACTAAAAAACATTGAAAGTAGGTTATCTGTTTTATCAGGAGCCATTAGTTTTTTAGAAGAAAAGTCAGGAATGAAAGTTCAATTAAAAATACCAGAATGAGCACTCTTAACAACCTAAAAGATAACAACCATGGAAACTATTACACTGGGATTAATAGACGATCATAATTTATTTCGGGAGGGAATCAAATCGTTATTGGATAAAATGAACAATATAGAACTTGTTCTGGAAGCAGTTAGTGGAAAAGATTTATTAGCCAAATTAAATAATACAGTTCCTGATGTAATACTATTAGATCTTGAAATGGAAGAAATGAATGGAATGGATGCAACGGTAAAAGTAAAAGAGTTGTATCCAGATATGAAAGTTATTATACTTACAATGCATAAAGAAGAGCGAATGATATCGTATCTTATGGAGGTTGGTGCAAACGGATACTTATTAAAAGATACCAACCGACAAGAGTTAGAGGATGCTATACGATCTGTATATGAAAAAAGTTTTTATTTCAATCCTTTTGTTTCTCAAGCATTATTAAAGGGATTGAAGAATAAATCGACTAAACCTCCTTTAATTGGAAAAGACTATCATCTTTCCTCAAGAGAGTTGGAAGTGTTAGAATTAGTTACTAAAGAATATACTACCGCAGAAATTGCAGAAGAATTATTTCTGAGCGTTAGAACCATAGAAGGTCATCGTAAAAATTTAATGATGAAATTAGAGGTAAAAAATACCGCAGGATTAATCATAAAAGCGATAAGAGAGAAAATTATTTCCGTGTGAAGCTACTATAAGAAGACCTCATAGGTTTTGAAAACCTGTGAGGTCTCATCTAATATTCTACGATCTAATTAATCTAACATTCTAGGAATCCAACAATCTGGTAAATCCTATACGTGTTTTCCTTTTTCCCAGCCGTGTTTACCAAGATATTGCTCTCCAGATTCTATGGCTCCTTCTTCTACAGTAGTTCCCATAGAATCATTCCAGCGGTTTAAGTATCCGAATAAAGAAATTACACCAAGCATTTCTACGATCTCACCCTCATCCCAATATTTATAAAGTTCCGTTTTGATAGCTTCATCCACGTTATTAGGAACCAAGGATGCAGCCAAAGAAAAATCAAGTGCTGCACGTTCTGCATCACTAAACGCAGGATGAGTTTTGTACTCCCAGATATTATCTAGTTGTTCTTGTTCTGCGCCATATCTCTCTGCAGCACGTATTGCATGTGCTTGGCAATATCTGCAACCCGTAGCATTACTGCTTACCCAAGCAATCATTCGTTTTAATGCTGAGGTTACGCGACCTTCATTGGCCATAACTGCTTTATTTAAATTAATAAAAGCTTTAGAAATGGCAGGCCTTCGTTGCATGGTTAATACAGAATTAGGACAAAACCCAAGTGTTTCGTTAAAGAATTCAGCTAATTCTTTGGTTTCCTGATCGTGATCAGCTGATAAAGGTGTTACTAATGGCATGTGTATGTATATTTTTTTGAGTTAATTTTAAATTTTAGCACAGC
Coding sequences:
- a CDS encoding response regulator transcription factor produces the protein METITLGLIDDHNLFREGIKSLLDKMNNIELVLEAVSGKDLLAKLNNTVPDVILLDLEMEEMNGMDATVKVKELYPDMKVIILTMHKEERMISYLMEVGANGYLLKDTNRQELEDAIRSVYEKSFYFNPFVSQALLKGLKNKSTKPPLIGKDYHLSSRELEVLELVTKEYTTAEIAEELFLSVRTIEGHRKNLMMKLEVKNTAGLIIKAIREKIISV
- a CDS encoding carboxymuconolactone decarboxylase family protein translates to MPLVTPLSADHDQETKELAEFFNETLGFCPNSVLTMQRRPAISKAFINLNKAVMANEGRVTSALKRMIAWVSSNATGCRYCQAHAIRAAERYGAEQEQLDNIWEYKTHPAFSDAERAALDFSLAASLVPNNVDEAIKTELYKYWDEGEIVEMLGVISLFGYLNRWNDSMGTTVEEGAIESGEQYLGKHGWEKGKHV